The window GTGGAGTTGGGTCTGCTTTTTCAACATGATACAGCGTTCCAACCCAACTCCGGCAGCGTTTGCCAGGCGTTGAAAAACGCCCGCATCGAGGTTCTCCAGGGGACCGTTTCGCAGGTCGCCGTAGAGCACCGCCGCCAGGCGATCTCGCACCGGAATGGGGACGATGACGCAAGCCCGCGGCAGGGCACCGTCCCAGCATTCGACCAGGGCGCGGTGGCTCGGCATGGGAGGGAGCGGACCGGCGTGGTAGGCGATGCCTTCACCGAGGGCTTTGAACAATGAAGGTTGGCTAGTCGGCAAAGAGAAGCTCTCGAAGCGGCGTTCCCTCAGCCCCTTGCCGCCCGCCGTCCAGGCCTTGAACGCACCGCGGGGGGCGCCCAGCAGGGCCACCCGGTCGAGGTGCTGCACCAGGTACCGCACGATCAGGTCACCGATCAGGTCGCGATCGGCGGCGGCCCGCAAGGCGGCCTCGGTGGATTCGAGCTCATGGACCGGCTCGGTGGGCACGGGCGGAGCGACCGCCTCGGGCTCCGGCAGGTCGGCGCGGGTCGCTTCGCCCACCGCAGGCTCGAGCAGTACCGGCTCGTCGCCCGAAAGCTCCGGGTCGTCCAAAGAAGGCAACGAAACCTCTCCGATGGAAGCCTCGGAGGCGGCATCGGTGCGGCTCTCCAGCACTTCGAGGTCCGCGGCGAGGTTGGATTCGAGGCCCTCTCCATGGCCCGTCGCCAGCCCGCCGGGCAGGTCCGGCGGAGCCAGTTCCGGCAGGGTTGGGAACAGTTCGTCGACCCCATCGGCCCAGTGAGCGGCGGTCATCGCGCCCTCGTCCGGCAGTTCGTGATCGGCCAGGGCGAGGCCTGAATGCTGAACGTCGTCGCCTTGGTTCCACAGGTAGCGGGAGCGATTGAGCCGGTCGAGAAGGCGCGATAGACGCTCCGGACATTCGGCCCGGTAGTAGCGGTCCAGGGCCTCGGCGATGCGCGCCTCGGTGGCGACGAAAGGTTCCACTCGGCGGCCGGTGGCGAAGGCGATTTCGTCCTGGCCGGCGAGATCCGTCGGGTCGAGCATGGCGACCTCGATGCGGTCTCCGTGGCGGCGGAAGGGAATGGCCCGCAAACGCCGGCTGACCCCCTCCGGCACCAGCCGCAGGGTGTCTTCGGAAATGGTGCGGAGCTGGTCCGGATCGACGGACGGTACGGCGAGCTGGGTCGACAGGGCTTCGAGCAGCCGGCCTTCGTCGATCGCCGCGGCCTCGAGCAGACAGGTTCCCAACCGGCCGCCGAGAGTGCGCTGGGCGCTCAGGGCGCGCCCCAGCTCAGACGACTCCACCCAGCCGCGTTCGACCAGCACCTCGCCCAGTCGTTTCATGCGCGATGGGTCATGCTGGGGAAGTCCTCAACGAGGGCCGCTGCGGGAGTTCGAGCAGGCACGGGCGAAGGGCGTATCGAATGGAGTAAATCTTTGGCACGGTTCCGTTTAGGGGTTACGGAAAAGATTATAGGGTGGTGGCGCAGCTCTTGTAAAGGAGGCCTTGGCGGGGTATTGTCAGGAGCGTGAGGTCAGTCTTCGGAATTACTCTCGCCCTGCTTTTCTTCGCGATGGCCTTCCTCTCCGGCGCGTCCTTGTACGCGTCTTCCGAGCCCTTCCCAATCGCGCAGCTCTCGCCTTCCCAGTTACCGGGTTATGGATCGCCGCCGGCGGACTTGTCCGCGGCAATGTCAGGGGCCGAGGAAACGCCGCAGGACCCCAACGCGGCGGATGCCCGGGTTCTGGCGCAGGCGCGGTATCTCTTTGCCCTCGGCAAGGTGTTGGCCGAGGAAGGAAACGTCGGCCAGGCGGCGGAAGCCTTTGAGCAGGCCGGCCGCCTCACCCCGCTGGATCCCTATCTGTTGATCGAACGGGCGCAGTTCGCCTTCCGACTGGCGGCTCGGGCACGTTCCGAGGAACGGCGAGCGGAGGGCTTGGCAGAGGCGGTGAAGTTGGCCGAGGCCGCCGCCGTCCTGGCTCCGGAGAACCTCGACGTGCTGCGGTCGGTGGCCCAGATCCACTTGACCCTGGCCGGTGATCGGCCGGATTCCCTGGGCAAGGCGATCAGCGCTCTGGAGAGCATTCGACGAAAAACTCCCGGCGACCTCCGGACGGTCATTCCTCTCGCCCAGGTGTATCTGCAGCAGCGGCAGCCGGACGAAGCGGCAGACGTATTGAGCGAGGCCGCTCTCCAGTCGCCGCCCACTACCGTGCTCTACTCCCTGCTGGTCGAGTCTCTGGAGCAAGCCGGGCGCACCGCCGAGGCGGCCGATGCGCTGCGCCAGCTCCTCGGTCTCGATCCGACGCTCGTCGACGAGCGGGTCAAACTGGCGACCATCCTCGGTGACCAGGGAGACTCGGAAGCCGCCTTGCAATGGCTCGAAGGGGCGCCGGAGGAGGGCCGCGCGAACCTGCCGCTCCTCGCCCAACTCGCCTGGCAGCGGCTGCGCCTGGAGCGCTTCGAAGGCGCCCTCGAAAGCGCCGACGCTGGCCTCGCCCTCGAGCCGGACGATCCCTGGCTGCGTTTTCTGCGCTCCCAGGCCCTTGCCGGCCTCGGGCGCAACGACGACGCGATCGCCGAACTCGACCTCCTGCGCGAACTGGAGCCGGACAATCTGGAGTTGATCCGCACCGCGGCGGAACTGCTCGAGCGCGAGGGCCGGGCGAACGAAGGCATTCGACTGCTGAAGGAGTCCGTGGCGCGGGCGGAAGCCGGAGGGGAGGACCGGGCGATTTTCCGAGCTCGCTTCCTGCTTGCGGGCATGCTTGCCCGGGCGAACCGGGTTGGCGAGATCGAAGAGGTGTTTGCGCCGGCGCTGGCGTCCGATGATCGCGAAGTTCAGCGTTCCGGGTATCTGATCCTGAGTGATCTGCTGGTGGCCCATGGACAGATGGAGCGCGCGCTCCAAATCCTCGCCCAAGGAGCGCAGGCCCAACCGGCGCTGCAGGCCAAGGCCCTCGACGTGATGCTGCGCGGAGACCGTGACGATCTCGCCCGCAAGCTGATCAAGCGGGTCCGGCGTTCCGGCGACCGCGAGGTGATGGTGATCGCCGCGCAGGCGGCCCAGGCCAACGAGCGCTACGAATGGTCTCTCACCCTGCTCGACGAGGTGCTGGAAGCGGAGGCGAACCACATCGGCGCGCTGTTTGCCGCCGGCGCCGCCCATGAGCGGCTGGGCGACCGGCCGCGGGCCGAAGCCTCCTTCCATCGTCTGTTGGAGCTGGAACCGGATCACGCCCATGCCCTGAACTATCTCGGCTACATGTGGGCGGAGGGGGGAGTCCATCTCGAGAAGGCCCTGGTCATGATCCAAAAAGCGGTCGACCTCGATCCGACCAACGGAGCCTTCATCGACTCCCTCGGCTGGGCCCACTTCCGCCTCGGCCAATTCGACGAGGCGCGTGAGCATCTGGAGCGGGCGGCGCTGCTGGTGCCCGACGACGGCACCGTGGCCGTCCACCTGGCGGATGTCTACCGCGCCCTCGGCGAAACGGAGCGGGCGCGGGACCTCTACCAGCGGGCCCTCGACCTCGACCCTTCCACCGCCGACGAGGTGCGCCGGAAGCTCGAAACGCTGGTCGTCGACTGAACACTTTCTTTCCCTCCAGCCGAGGCGCCCGACGGACTCTCTTGTTCGAAGCCCCCTTTCTCGACAAGCCTTCAGGTCGTGAGGTGGCGAGGCTGCGGTGGGCGCTGCCCATCGCAAGCCTCTTCGTGCTCGCCGCCTTCGGTTGCGCTAGCTCGCCGGTGGTGCCACCCTCAACGACGGCTCCGGTGGCCGAGCCGCCGGTAGCGGGTCCTGCCGCCTCGACCGGTCTTCCCACGGAGTGGCTCTCCAGCCAGTATCTGTTCCGTGTCCGCTACGACGGAGGCGAAGGCGCCGGGAGCTTTCGGCTGGTGTTGCGGCTGACCGCCGACGATCGTTTTCAGGCTTCCGCCGTCGACCTCTTCGGCCGTCCTCTGTGGGCGCTCCAGGTGAGTGGGGGAGAGGGCCTGTGGCTCGATCGCCGGGAGTCCTTCGCCTGCCGCGCCGCCGCCAGTTTCGAACTGCCGTTGGCGCCACTGCCGATCGGCGCCCTACCGGCATTGCTCCTCGGTCGTCTGCCGGTGCCGCTGGCGATGGACTCCGCTGGCGAGGCGTTCGATGCCTCCGGCCGGCGCTGGACCTACTCGATCGGTGGCGGAGGTTCCGCGGCCGCTGGAACCGACAAACTCACCGCCTGGACCGTCTGGCGCGGCCGAGAGCGCCTCCTCGCCTGGTTGATCGCCGGTGAAGAGCGGGTGCTGTCGGATCCGCGAGGTGGCTACCAGTTGCGCTGGCGGCGGGTGAACCAGGCTCCCCTCGCGGCGCCGCCGTCGCCGCTGACCATTCCGCCGGACTACCGAGAAGTGGAGTGCAAAGCGCTGCTGGGCGACCTGTCGCCGATTTGACAGCCCCCCTCCGCAGATCTAGCATTGCAGGTGCTACGACAGGAGTTGATTTCAGTCATTTACCCGCGTTGGGCGGGTCATCTCCGCAAGCGGATGAAACGGGCTCCGCGAGCGGTTGTTCTGTTTTCCTTTTTTTCGAGCCGACTCCTTCCGCCGGGCGGGAGGATCTGGACGGTAAAGTGTAGAGGCGGGCGCCGACTGGCTGCGGCTTGTGCGGGGTTTAGCCGCCGGAAAGCGGCGGAGGTGGAGTCGCCGCGTGAGCAGCGCACCCGCATCGTTTATGCCGGGCTGACGACGGAAAGGGCACACGATGGAGATCACCGAGGTCAAGGTCTTCCCGATCAGTGAAGAAAAGCTCAAAGCCTTCGTTTCCGTGGTCTTCGATCACTGCTTCATGGTCAACGACATCAAGATCATCCAGGGTCGGGACGGCTTGTTCATCAGCATGCCGAGTCGCAAGAAGAAGAACGGCGAGTTCAAGGACGTGGCGCATCCGTTGAACAACAGCACCCGGCGGATGATCGAAGGACAGGTTCTGACGGAGTACGAACGGGTGCTGGCGGAACGCGGGGAAGCCCTACCGGCGCCGCCGCGCGTGCCGGTGGGACTGGCCCCGGAAACGTCCGCTCCAGCCGCTTCGGAAACGCAACCGCCGGCGGCCGCCCCGGAACCCGTGAAAGCGCCGGCTTCGGCCCCGGTGGCGGCGGAACCGGCCACCGACGAAGTGGCGGCGGCCGCCGCCGGTGAATCGAACGACGACGACGCAGACGACGGCAAGACGCCCAATAGGAGTCTGGAAGAAATTCAGGAGTTGCACCTGCGCGATTCGTTCTGGTCGACTCCCTGAGGGGGTTGACGCGGCGGGCCCGTGACGGTGACATGGCCATCAGGGGTGACGCAGCGGCCCCGGTTCGCGGTACGCTTCGGTTCCGTTGGGGCGTCGCCAAGTGGTAAGGCACCGGACTTTGGATCCGGCATTCGGAGGTTCGAATCCTCCCGCCCCAGCCAAATTTCGCAGCCAACTTCGCCCGTCTCGCCTGCACGTCGAGGTCGCAAAGAACTCCGAGATGTCGTGAATCCCGACCCTGGTCCTTCCTACCGGAGCACTCACCACCCCAATTGACCGACCCCGAAACTATCGGCTCCAAGGCCGATCGGTACCGGTCTGACGAGGAATCAACAGAGGAATGTACGGAGATCTCAAGATTTTCAGCGGCCGCGCTCATCCCGCCTTGGCGGATGAGATCTGCGACTATCTCAACGTCCCGAAGGCCAAGGCGTCCTCCTTTGACTTCTCGGACGGGGAGACCTTCTGCCAGATCCTGGAGAACGTGCGCGGAGCGGACGTCTTCGTGGTCCAGCCCACCTCCCAGCCGGTCAACCAGAACCTGATGGAGCTATTGATCCTGCTGGACGCCTGCAAGCGCTCGTCGGCGGCTCGGGTGACCGCCGTGGTGCCCTACTACGGCTACGCCCGCCAGGACAAGAAAGATCAGCCACGGGTGCCGATCACCTCCAAATTGGTGGCCGACTTGATCTCCAAGGCCGGCGCCGACCGGGTGCTGACGATGGATCTCCACGCCGCTCAGATCCAGGGCTTCTTCGACATCCCCGTCGATCACCTGTTCGCCGCGCCGGTGGTGCTCGAAGCCGTCCGCAAGCTCGCCATTCCGGATCTGGTGATCGTTTCGCCGGACGCCGGTGGGGTGGAGCGGGCGCGGGCCATCGGCAAGCGTCTGGAGGCGAGTCTGGC is drawn from Acidobacteriota bacterium and contains these coding sequences:
- a CDS encoding tetratricopeptide repeat protein, whose product is MSAAMSGAEETPQDPNAADARVLAQARYLFALGKVLAEEGNVGQAAEAFEQAGRLTPLDPYLLIERAQFAFRLAARARSEERRAEGLAEAVKLAEAAAVLAPENLDVLRSVAQIHLTLAGDRPDSLGKAISALESIRRKTPGDLRTVIPLAQVYLQQRQPDEAADVLSEAALQSPPTTVLYSLLVESLEQAGRTAEAADALRQLLGLDPTLVDERVKLATILGDQGDSEAALQWLEGAPEEGRANLPLLAQLAWQRLRLERFEGALESADAGLALEPDDPWLRFLRSQALAGLGRNDDAIAELDLLRELEPDNLELIRTAAELLEREGRANEGIRLLKESVARAEAGGEDRAIFRARFLLAGMLARANRVGEIEEVFAPALASDDREVQRSGYLILSDLLVAHGQMERALQILAQGAQAQPALQAKALDVMLRGDRDDLARKLIKRVRRSGDREVMVIAAQAAQANERYEWSLTLLDEVLEAEANHIGALFAAGAAHERLGDRPRAEASFHRLLELEPDHAHALNYLGYMWAEGGVHLEKALVMIQKAVDLDPTNGAFIDSLGWAHFRLGQFDEAREHLERAALLVPDDGTVAVHLADVYRALGETERARDLYQRALDLDPSTADEVRRKLETLVVD
- a CDS encoding ribose-phosphate pyrophosphokinase — translated: MYGDLKIFSGRAHPALADEICDYLNVPKAKASSFDFSDGETFCQILENVRGADVFVVQPTSQPVNQNLMELLILLDACKRSSAARVTAVVPYYGYARQDKKDQPRVPITSKLVADLISKAGADRVLTMDLHAAQIQGFFDIPVDHLFAAPVVLEAVRKLAIPDLVIVSPDAGGVERARAIGKRLEASLAILDKRRTAPNTAEVMNVIGEVDGRSALILDDIVDTAGTLVQAVEALQEKGASRILCVGVHGVLSGPALERIEDSALEQVLITNTTPVEDKIRRCSKLRSLSVAGLLGEAIRRIHDDSSVSSLFV